The Gemmata palustris genome includes a region encoding these proteins:
- a CDS encoding TIGR02996 domain-containing protein: protein MLTDRDLLLRAILANPADDLPRLALADCL, encoded by the coding sequence ATGCTGACCGACCGCGACCTGCTGCTCCGCGCAATTCTCGCCAATCCCGCGGACGACCTCCCGCGCCTCGCGCTCGCCGATTGTCTTTAA